Genomic window (Chromatiales bacterium):
ACGACCGCCCCGGATTTCGCCCCAACCGGTCATCGAACCCCTGATCGCCGAGGCAGCCAACGACGGAGCCGCTAGAAGGAATCCGACTGTAGCCGGCTATCCTCGCTGTCCAGGCGAGCGCTACCATTCTTATCGGCGCGGCCCGCTAGACGAAAATCAAATCGCCCCCAGTTCGTCCTTTGACTTTTCGTTTGGAACATGTGCAATACCCCACCCATCTTGCTCTCCCCTAATCGGAAACCGCATTTTGTTATCCTGAATGACGTCGCCGTCATTCAGATTCTCAATTCCTTCCCGAAGCCGCATCCCACGCTCTTGTAGTTCGAGTTCTCGTTCCTCGTTGCGCAGTCTGTCGCGGACGTTTGCATTCTGGATATAGGCTATACATGCCTCGCCCAAGGCCGTTTTTTCGCTATCCCCCCAATTGAGATATGCCCAGCATAACTGACCCGTATCGTCGGTCTCGATGATTGCTGTTACGATTCTTTCAACCGTATCCGAAACCGCTTGAATATGCGCGTCGCTTCTCGAGGAGGCCGTTCCTATTTCACTGATGGACGAGGTCGTCTCACCAGACGCCGCCATTCCACGCGCATTTTCTATTGCCTTTTCAATTGCCTTTTTATCACTTTCCAAATCAGCAATATCCGTTTTTGCTGCTGCCGCTGCGGCCATTTGATCGGTTTTGGCATCCCCCGGACTGCCCGCTGATGCCACCCCCTGAATTGATGATATCTTCCGGTTTACCAGTTCAAGCTGTGAACGGAGACTCGAAATGGACTTCGCCGCCTCCGCCGACCCTTTGGAATCAAAAGAAATTGTTGGGGTTTTGACTGTGCCTGTCAGCTGCTCTATTGCCAGAAGAGCTACCATGTACTTCTGATACCGGCGCATCAAGATATCGTACTTTCCGGTATCGAGTGCACCGCTCATGTATCCCTCGCACAAACGATATAGCGAGTCACGGAGCAACTGAATACTCTGGGTACGAAGACCCACGAATGCGCTGCCTTCCTGCAGGGCGGCAGTGAGCTGAGCCGCGACGTTGTTTGGCAGATTTGCCTCGGCCGCAAACTCCGCCGCATAGGCCGAAAGAGAGTCTGGACTTGGTTCCGCACAAACCAGCGTGCGAGCGCTTCCGTCGGAGTGGACCTGACGGGATGCGAATATCGCACGTTGCTTGATATCGATTAGCGCGCCTTTACCCTCGTCGACATTCAGATCCCGGTGCACGCTGCTTAGGTTTGCGCACCCCGTAGCTACAAGAAGTATCGACGGCCACAGAACAGTCAGCCTCATTTTTATCCTCTCGATCGCAACAGTGGCGTAGCGCGCGAAACGCCGACGGAGTTCGCGCAAAGACGGCTGCTTCCTGGTCGGGTTAATCCGCGCACGACGACACTCACGCGACTCGTCACGGATCGAACGACCAAATCGACAGGAATACACAATTTCCAACAACGCTGCATGGCGCAGCGCCCCACACGGTTGACATGCATCGTCAGCCCTCCAAGTTCCCAAAACGACCGACGGACTGGTCCCTGCCGGTCGCACCCATTGCGCCCCCACGCCCCGGGTTATCGCCCGTTTTCCGGGCGACGCTTTTATTGATAGCCCACCGTGTACGGTATGGCAAGAACAAATTCTGCCCAGTCACAAATTTGCCTTGCCCAGATATGGGCGGCTGAAGGTGGCTCGGGCATCAGCAGCAGGCGGTCGGCCCGCTGTAAGATTGTGGGTTGTCCGACCCGCTGGCTTTGAGCCACAACGCGCATGCCCACCGGCAAGATCACGCTCCGTAACGTCCGCCAGAACAACCTGAAGGGTCTCGATCTGGAGTTCCCGCTCGGGCAGTGCGTTGTCGTGTAGACCCGCCCGGGTTCAGGCAATCCGCAAGAGGTCACAAGCCTCCGTCAACAGTCTGTTGCCGACGGAATGTCAACTGGCCGTTATGGGCGGTCCGCAAGCTGAGACAGGTAGTCTGCCGGAGCGAGAGTCTGCACGGTTCCGAATGGGTGCAACACCAGCAGATCGTTGTCGCCCGAGATGATCGCGGTTGTGTTGCCGCTCAACCCAAGCTCGAGAAATTTGTCATCACGAGGGTCACGGCAGGCCTGTACACGCGTAGTGATGGGTACCACTTCCACGATACGGCCGAACTTGCGCAGAAATTCCATGCGGTCCTCCAGCGCAATGTAGTGATCGAACCTGGGGCGCGCCAGCACATCCGCCAGCTCCGCCAAGGTGTCTTCCGAGGCAAGAAGCTGTCCCCGCCGGACAGCCACACCGACCGCCTGAGCCGGAACGCTTTTGGGAAGCAACAGGTGGCTGATGAGGCAGTTGGTGTCAAATACGAGCCGTGGCCGATCGCTCATTCAGCCAGCATCTGGGCCAACTTCTCCTCGGTGAGGCCCCGGTTCAGGGCCTGCTCGCCCATTCGCTCACAAAAGCGCTCGAAATCCTCGACGCTCAAGCCCCGCAAACGCTGGTATTCCTTCGGTGAGACGAGCACCGCTACTTCGCGATTCTGCCGCCGAATGGTCACGGGCTCGGCTTGCGCGGCATCGAGCACTGCGGCCAGCCGCTGTTTCGCTTCTGTTGCGGATACGTAGCGCATAGTTGGGGCACCCGGA
Coding sequences:
- a CDS encoding putative toxin-antitoxin system toxin component, PIN family — its product is MSDRPRLVFDTNCLISHLLLPKSVPAQAVGVAVRRGQLLASEDTLAELADVLARPRFDHYIALEDRMEFLRKFGRIVEVVPITTRVQACRDPRDDKFLELGLSGNTTAIISGDNDLLVLHPFGTVQTLAPADYLSQLADRP
- a CDS encoding type II toxin-antitoxin system Phd/YefM family antitoxin; translated protein: MRYVSATEAKQRLAAVLDAAQAEPVTIRRQNREVAVLVSPKEYQRLRGLSVEDFERFCERMGEQALNRGLTEEKLAQMLAE